The Triticum aestivum cultivar Chinese Spring chromosome 4B, IWGSC CS RefSeq v2.1, whole genome shotgun sequence sequence cttgatgacttcatgctaTCCTTTGAACTATTCACTtttgtgatcacagtttgattatcgcagttcataaggatacccggtacaggtttctcaacaaccggcaagtcattcaagagctgaCGAAGCTAAtttgcttcgaccgtagctgtatctagtgatgtgagttctgcttccatcgttgacctcgttaagatggtctgcttgtaagacttccaagaaacagcgccacctccatgagtggatacatatccgctcgtggcctttatctcatcagcatctgagatccagtttgagtcattatacccttcaagcacctttgggtgcccagtgtagtgaattccataattcgcagtgcctttcaaataacgcaaaaactctctctagagctttccaatgcacatctcctggttttgagacaaaccagctcagtttgctaatagcaaaATATATggcaggtcttgtagcactggctaagtataTAAGCGAGCCAacaatctgagaatatttcaattggtctctagcaattctttgattctttcgaagcaacacactagcatcatatggtgttggagaggggttgtagtcactgtagccaaagcgactcaagatcttttccacatagtgagattgaagcaatgtaatcccaccatcatcgtctctcaacaacttgatgttcagaatgacatcagccactcctaaatccttcatctcaaaacagcgagatatgaaatccttgacctccttaataacattcagatttgttccaaaaatcagtatgtcatcaacatacaagcaaagcataactccttcgcccccaccatggcgatagtacacacatttgtcagcttcgttcacaacaaagcttgcagctgttaaagttctttcgaacttctcatgccgctatttgtgtgcttgcttgagtccatacaaagacttcagcaacttgcacactttcccttcctgaccatctattacaaacccatctggttgttccatataaatttcctcgtccaactccccatttaggaaagcagtcttaacatccatttgatgaacgagaagatcatgtgaggcagctagtgaaagtagaactcgaatagtggtcagtcgagccacaggtgagtaagtatcaaagaagtcttcaccttccttttgggtataaccctttgccacgagccgagccttgtacttttcaatagtaccatcaggcctaagctacttcttgaatacccatttgcatcctataggtttgcacccataaggacgatcagttatctcccaagtttcattcaccAAGATgtaatccatctcgctacgaactgcttccttccagtagtcagcatcctcagatgcataggcctctgaaatagaactgggagtgtcatctatgagatacacaagaaaatcatcaccaaaggactttgcaatcctctgtctcttactcctagcaggaacttcattgttctcctccacaggtttctcaaagtgttccatcgaaatgacaggttcagtaattgtaactggttcctgattcgatgaactaggcatcacctgattagatgaggtagccatatccttcatgggaaagatatcttcaaagaaagtcgcatcattcgactccatgatcgtaccgacctgcatgtcaggtacctcagattttacaaccaagaatctataaccaatgctatgaaaagcatatcccaggaaaacacaatccacaatttttggtcccagcttccgcttctttgaaattggcacattgactttcaccaaacaaccccaggttcataAATAAGAGAGCTttgaccttttcttctcccattcctcgaatggagttatctctttgttctttgtgggaactcggtttaggacatgacatgctgtcaatatcgcctccccccaccatgccttggagagacccgatgtgtataacatggcgttaaccaaatcagttagagtacggttcttcctttcggccactccatttgactgaggtgaatagggaggcgtcctctcatggattataccatgttccacacaaaaggaatcaaattcatttgagaaatactctccaccatgatcggacctaagcctcttgatctttcgatcaagttggttttccgcttcagctttatagatcttgaaatagttcaaagcctcatccttagatttcagaagatacacatgacagtatctagtggagtcatcaattaacgtcatgaaatatttctttccaccttttgtcaaaacaccattcatttcacatagatctgaatgtatgggttctagtggtgcaagatttctcgtttccgcagtcacatgagacttgcgtggttgcttagcttgcacacacacttgacacttggatctcttgacagtggtgaaactagggattaagttcaacttcgctagtcgcgacatgcaaccaaagttaacatgacaaaagACGTGAATgtcacacatttgattcactattgttgcaaatatgattaacaactttattgcaaaggtctgataaggataaaccaaacaagcctcctgactcatagcctttaccaacaaaggttccatacttggaaattacaaatttattcgactcaaaaaaaagcttgtagccatctctacacagaagagatccgctaacaagatttttattggcggaggggacataatgcatattcttcagccgcacgatcttccccaaagtaaacttcagattgaccgtgccaacaccacgaacagaagcacttgaaccgttgcccatcagcacagttgaagtccctgtggtctgataagacgaaaacatgaaAATATCaccacatacatgcacattagcacccgtgtcaatcaaccaatcaggagaatgacatactgaaagaatagtgggaaatataccatacccagcatccttcatgtcagtgtctccaatgacaacattagcggccttgccgcctttcccaggatgacgcttgtcatagcgattggggcaactaggagcccaatgatcaggatctccacacacatgacaaacacctttattcttgtcattcttcttcttgaagttcgtgtgctgcacaaccttgttcttcccatcaaactttgatTTACCATCacacttgcccttgttcttgaacttgtggggctggaagttcttcttctgtaccagattggcactagaacctccctcaatacctcgagcacggttgtcctttgctctcgccttttcttccacatcaagagtaccaatgagatccggaacggaaaactcctgcctcttatgcttcagtgaggtagcaaagttcctccacgtgggaggaatcttagtgatgatacctccggcaataaacttgtccggtaggatacaattgaagtgctcaacttctctagcaaatgactgtatctcatgagctagctcaaccacggagcgctcttcagtcatcctgtagtcatagaattgctccatgatgtacaacttagtgccagcatccgagaccccaaacttggcctcgagtgcatcacacatatcttttccattatcaatttacgcataagcatcaactatgttctcaccaagaacactcaagagagcagccttaaacaaggtatccattttctgaaaagcttgtgcctgttgggcatcttgctctccttcaggtttgccaagagtagcatcatagcagctcatggtctgaaaccataagactgctctcacccgccacctcttatagtggataccatcaaacataggaggtctcatggcagcagcaaaaccactcggggtaaattgcctatagtaaggtttttggattgttggaaatatgagcaatttatcgaatgattttattaacagaaatactagataaagcatgactagtatagcagtgataaaaaaAGTCAtgtgatttgacaaagagaaggtaaataacatctgcatatatgagctagaaccgatcatctctagagcagacagtagatcaagatgcatatatgaggtagatcctaacatgtctagggcaaacactagaacaagcaACTATGACAGGACCTCTaacaggaaaaacaagaacacgtacGAGACAGCAGCCGGAgcaggcactggacttggggtcggtgtcctccatgttgtcgaggaggatgtcgacgtcggggaagtagtcgtcgttggggaagtagtcatcggagtcaggggcgtccgtgacgaagaagtcagtagtcgcgcagagcactccccaaaaaccttatcatccttcttccgtacaggactcaaagaggtgcggtttcggaggcctactgtcccgacctacggtgcacgccgcaagccgggatgaggaagatcgtagcagcagcgcaatTTTCAAGAActggtggcgagaggaagaatgaGTTCTGGTACGTCTCTCtaagaggagcgacctcccttttataggcgcacgAGAAGGAGGTGAGAGGGCAGCGACGGAAGGTGAAACGAAGAGACGAAGatgaagcgaacagccagcagccgaagggtTGCACCGTTCGCATTCAAACTCCACTATCGCAAAACTTTTCAGCTttcgtgtgacctttcgtatacccgtagtgcatcGGATttgctcattcccgcaacccgtggcgtggcgcggcgcggcgcgacgcgtcgtgacgaggcgtggcgggcgccggaggaggagcgcgcgtggatgtccctcttattCTCATGCTGATACAagtggagaaagagcctcccttataaagaggtccaactccctctaaactagcaatgtgggactaaactttagttccacctcttgccttgcactaatgggctgcgtgggcctctaggatttattaggaatttctaaaactgctattgggctaggtcCAAATGGACAAAAATTCCAGCAGATACAAGGATCGAACAGAAAAGTTTCCTGATCTAGTTAATAACCAACTACACTTGTCCTCCTGCTCATTCAAGGTTACACTACTACATATGCTTTTCAGCTCATACCACATATCAGCAGTGTCCCCCCATAACATCCTTCTAAATCTTATCAAGTTCATGTTCTCGGATAAGGCTTTAGCAACAGTAAAATTAGCACTGAAAGTTAGGGCATACAATCTAGAGAATTGCACACTGAGAGGTTTGTCTCCCAGCCAAATATCGCTCCAGAACATAGTTCTCTCCCCATTACCCACTATTTTTCTACTGTAATGTAGGAAAATAGGGTTGACTCTCATAATTCCTTGCCAAAAATGAGACTGCACAACCTTCTTTTTGCACCCCCTAAGAGTACATTTGCTCAGGTATTTCTTCCTTACTAAATCTTGCCAAAGACCATTATTATTTTCAAGTTTCCATATCCACTTACAAAGTAAGCAAATATTCATAGTATCCAAATCTAAAACACCTAAACCTCCCATCTCTTTAGGTCTACACACATCCTCCCATTTCACTAAATGATATTTCTTaacatcttcttcctcttgccataGCATTCTTTTCATGTAGAAATTCATTTTCTTACTAGGTCCTTTAGGTAATTCAAAGAGAGAAATCATATAAAGGGGGATATTGCACAAACTGGAAGTAATTAGTATTAATCTACCCCCATATGATCTATTTCTACCTTTCCAAacactcattttcttctccatcttctccTCAGGCCAATTCCAATCACTATTACATAGCCTCACAACATTAATAGGTATCCCTAAATACTTAAAAGGTAGTTTACCAACAGCACACGTGAAAATATTAGAATAACACTCTTGTTTCCCTTTAGCCTCACCAAAACAAAAAAcctcacttttatggaagttaactTTGAGACCTGAAAGTTGTTCAAACAtacaaagaatcaatttcaagttCCTAGCACTCTCTAGATTATCCTTAAACATAAAGATAGTATCGTCTGCATATTGTAACATACTGATCCCATTTGGTATTAAGTTTTGCACTAGGCCTTGTACCAGATCCAAGTCTTGAGCTTTTAAAATGAGCAAGTTAAGAATATCAATAGCAATATTAAACAAGATTGGGGGAAAAGGACCTCCTTGCCTCAGCCCCTTTTTCGTTTCAAAAAAAAGGACCAATCTGGTCATTCACCATAACAGCTACCTTACCCCTCTCTACTGTCTGTTTGACCCATTCTCTATATTTATGAGGGAAGCCCTTCTTTTCCATGACAAAATACAGAAAATCCCAATTAATTTTATCATAAGCTTTTTCAAAATCTATTTTAAAAAGCACTGCACTCTCTTTTTTCCTATGTACTTCATGCAGTACTTCATGCAACACAATCACCCCATCCAGAATGTATCTACCTCTAATAAAGGCTGTCTGGACAGGAGCTACAACTTTATCTGCTACAACAATGGCTGTATTGTTGAGCACTTTTGTAAAAATCTTAAAAATCACATTTAGTAAGCAAATAGGTCTGTACTGTTGCAAGTCTGCTGTGCCATCTAGTTAGTGAGCCACGATAGATATTATCTGGCTGCGGCCTGCCCGTCGTGATGCAGGAAACACATCACATGCAACCACAAAGACCGGTGCCTCGCAAAATGCACAAGAACGAGGTGCTCTCGTCATTTCCCTGACAAGGTTCTCACACCTGCCCAGAAGCTGCTACATCTACATTTGTTTTGCCCGAAGCTGGCGCGCCTTTACGATCGACGGCGCGACCCGCCGCTGCGATCGAGCTGCATGGATGCTCGATCCGGCCTGCGTGCCAGGTCTAGCATGGGTACCAAATCTAGCTGATAATCTTGGCAGCTCGCTTGCATTTTGCTGTGTCCTGTCGTCCTAGCTCCCCTGCGCAAACAAACAGAGGAAAATCAGAGCAAGTTCTGGTGCCTAGATATGCCATGCATAGATATCGGAGACGTTGTTGAAGGGAGCTGCTAGCAGGGAGGGATTAGTGGATTACCTTAGCTGGCTGGCTAAACTCGTGCGAACTCGCCGTCCCGGCAGACACCCACGTCGACGGCCATGGTCCGGTCCAGCTTCGTCCCGTTCCTGGGCGACGACACCACCCTGCAGCAGTTCCTCCTCGGAgactgcacgcacgcacgcacacgagCTCTATCGATCAGCACCACCAAGGAAAACTATGCCACGAATGAAGGGACATGCATGCGTAGTAGGAGGATGTACCCGTTTCCAGAGGTCGGGGTCGGGCTTCTTGACGATGACGACGCGGTCGAGCAGGCCGGCGGGGTCGGGGATGCGCCAGCGGCACGTGACGTTTGGCGCGGGGGTGTGCCGCTCGTACTCGGTCACGGTCGTCTCCAGCGTCGCGTTGGTGCGCCGGCGCCGGACCCGGCGCTCCATGCGCGAGCGGCGCATGTAGTACACCTGGGGGCGCTGGCAGTGGTTGCGCGCCACGGGCCGCGTGTTGAAGGAGTAGGCGGTGTAGTCGGCGCGCTTGTACCAGTTGAGGAAGGTGCGCATGGGCGTCTCCATCTCGCGCGGCGACACCACCCCGCGCACCACCACCACGGCGAACCCCCACGACACGGACACCGTCCACTGCTTCTCCCGGTCGTAGCACACGGACTGCTGCGCCACGGCGGCCGGGTCGAGCCGCGCGGGCCCGTCGAAGAGCCGCCGCAGCGCGGCCGTGCGGGACCGCGCCGCCGGGAACACCGGCTGCAGGAAGTCGAAGTGGTGCAGCGTCACGAGCGGCACCACCGGGTGGGAGCCCAGCAGGCCGAGCACGTCCCCCCAGATGTCGCACTGGTGGAAGCCCAGGTGGCGGGTGAGCGGCACGCCCAGCTCCGACATGCACGCGTGGATGCGGTCGTCGCTGCCGTAGAGCGCCGGGTAGCGGTGCATGCAGCCGTCCTGCATGCGCGCCAGCTGCGCGGCCAGCGCGCGGCTGATggcaaagccgccgccgccgaaggccaTGCCGTAGGAGAAGATGAGGTTCTGGATGTGGCTCTCGGACGGGTTCCCGATGTAGTAGGGCTGCGTGTGGTCGTACCGGGATAGCACGTCCACCAGGTTGTCCGGGAAGAAGACGGTGTCGTCGTCGCCCATCACGAACCACCGCACGCCGGGGAGCCCCAGCCGGTAGCTCTCGGAGACGATGCGGGAGATGCGCAGCGCCGAGCGGCTGCCGGCGCCGTGCGTGTAGGGGAACTCGGACGTGTCCGCGCTGATCTTGAGGGCGGGGAGGCCCGTGGAGGAGTTCCGGGAGTAGTACTCCGGCACCGGCTTGTCCAGCCACACGAAGCCGCGCATCTTCCCCGGCCGCCACCACACCCGGATGTACTCCCGCCGGCTCTTCCACATGGACGACGAGGCGCCGATGCCGAACAGGATGTGCCGCAGCCCCGTCGGCGCGGCGTCCGCGGACGGCTTCGGCTTCCCCACGCGCCGCGCCATCGGCGCCGGCGAACGCAGCATCACATTATTCGACGACGAAAACGAAGAAGCGTTGCGGCCGGCACCGGCGTCCGCCGCGAGACGAGCGACGGCATTGCTGGCGTCGTCGGCCGGCGGGCAGGAGCCGGAGTAGagcggggagagggcgagggcgacgacGTAGACGGCGAGCACGGGGAGGAGCACGTAGAGCAGGAAGCCGTAGAGGAAGAAGGAGGCCTTGGACTTGGGCATGACCTTGCCACCGGCGCCGGAGGGCATGACCACGATGGCGTGTCCTTGCAGTGCTCGACCGATCGGCTCCTGGCTCCTCCTTTGGCCCAGAGCGAGCAATGTGTGTCAGCGCGTCGACGGCATGGCCAGGGTCGGTCGACGAGTGGCTGGCTGGGAGTGCGCGCAGCGAGCGATCACCGGTGGTGGCGCGGTTTAATATAGCTCAGCGTTTCGCGCGCGTTCGTTTGTTTGCTGCCTTGCCTTGGTTCCTATCCTAGTATGTGTGTATGGGAAGCAATATGGCATGGTCAGCTAGCAAATCGCAAATGTAGGATCCATGTGTTACCTTGGTTGGTTTCGGTCTATGTGTTGGTGGGCAAATGGGAGATCAGATCGTGGCTGGGATGGAAATGGATCCCGGGCGCCATGATCCATCCCTTCTCTTATGCATGTATGGCAATGGCATGGTCAATCACCACTCACCACATCGCATTTGCAGGAGGAGCAGCCATCTGTGTCA is a genomic window containing:
- the LOC123089520 gene encoding uncharacterized protein; translated protein: MPSGAGGKVMPKSKASFFLYGFLLYVLLPVLAVYVVALALSPLYSGSCPPADDASNAVARLAADAGAGRNASSFSSSNNVMLRSPAPMARRVGKPKPSADAAPTGLRHILFGIGASSSMWKSRREYIRVWWRPGKMRGFVWLDKPVPEYYSRNSSTGLPALKISADTSEFPYTHGAGSRSALRISRIVSESYRLGLPGVRWFVMGDDDTVFFPDNLVDVLSRYDHTQPYYIGNPSESHIQNLIFSYGMAFGGGGFAISRALAAQLARMQDGCMHRYPALYGSDDRIHACMSELGVPLTRHLGFHQCDIWGDVLGLLGSHPVVPLVTLHHFDFLQPVFPAARSRTAALRRLFDGPARLDPAAVAQQSVCYDREKQWTVSVSWGFAVVVVRGVVSPREMETPMRTFLNWYKRADYTAYSFNTRPVARNHCQRPQVYYMRRSRMERRVRRRRTNATLETTVTEYERHTPAPNVTCRWRIPDPAGLLDRVVIVKKPDPDLWKRSPRRNCCRVVSSPRNGTKLDRTMAVDVGVCRDGEFARV